A window of the Vibrio fluvialis genome harbors these coding sequences:
- the udp gene encoding uridine phosphorylase, which produces MSQVVFHLGVTEADLNGATLAIIPGDPARVQKIAELMENPVFLASHREYTLYRAELDGKPVVVCSTGIGGPSTSIAVEELAQLGVRTFLRVGTTGAIQPNVNVGDMIVTTGSVRLDGASLHFAPMEFPAVPDFEVATAMKQASEESGATVHMGVTASSDTFYPGQERYDTFTGRVVRRFQGSMKEWQEMGILNFEMESATLLTMCASSGLKAGCVAGVIINRTQKEIPDHSTLKETEARSIKVVVEAARKMLK; this is translated from the coding sequence GATCTGAATGGTGCAACATTGGCAATCATTCCAGGCGATCCTGCGCGCGTGCAAAAGATTGCGGAGCTGATGGAAAACCCAGTGTTCCTGGCCAGCCATCGTGAATACACGCTGTACCGTGCTGAACTGGATGGCAAACCAGTTGTGGTTTGTTCAACGGGTATCGGCGGTCCTTCTACCTCTATCGCGGTTGAAGAGCTGGCGCAATTGGGCGTTCGCACTTTCCTTCGCGTTGGTACTACGGGTGCTATTCAGCCAAATGTTAACGTGGGCGACATGATTGTCACTACGGGTTCTGTGCGTCTTGACGGTGCCAGCCTGCATTTTGCACCAATGGAGTTCCCTGCGGTTCCTGACTTTGAAGTGGCAACAGCGATGAAGCAGGCGTCAGAAGAGAGCGGTGCAACCGTCCACATGGGCGTGACAGCATCCAGCGATACTTTCTACCCAGGTCAAGAGCGTTACGACACGTTCACTGGTCGTGTTGTCCGTCGTTTCCAAGGCTCTATGAAAGAGTGGCAGGAAATGGGCATACTGAACTTTGAAATGGAATCAGCAACGCTGCTGACCATGTGTGCAAGTTCAGGTCTGAAAGCCGGTTGTGTGGCGGGTGTTATCATCAACCGTACTCAGAAAGAAATTCCAGATCATTCTACGCTGAAAGAGACCGAAGCTCGCTCTATCAAAGTTGTGGTAGAAGCCGCGCGTAAAATGTTGAAATAA